In Halarcobacter bivalviorum, a genomic segment contains:
- the hemJ gene encoding protoporphyrinogen oxidase HemJ, which yields MDSLLDYYLWIVVFHIVAVMSWMAMLFYQPRLYVYHTEHKEKKEFVEVVKIQELKMYKYIGMPAMWATLISGTLLIIINPALLTGDGWLHAKLFFVLLLVAYSFSLGYYRKELAKGNYSKKGSFFRAYNEVPTVLAVLIVGYVVTKTFSLSFTLITLLIGSFIIYKVLNHKPKEEKN from the coding sequence ATGGATTCTCTTTTAGATTATTATTTATGGATAGTTGTATTTCATATTGTTGCAGTAATGTCTTGGATGGCTATGCTTTTTTATCAACCAAGACTTTATGTTTATCATACAGAACATAAAGAAAAAAAAGAGTTTGTTGAAGTAGTAAAAATTCAAGAATTAAAAATGTACAAATACATAGGAATGCCAGCAATGTGGGCAACTCTTATAAGTGGGACTTTATTAATTATAATTAATCCTGCTTTATTAACAGGAGATGGTTGGCTACATGCAAAATTATTTTTTGTATTACTTTTAGTAGCATATTCATTTTCTTTGGGATATTATAGAAAAGAGCTTGCAAAAGGAAATTATTCTAAGAAAGGTAGTTTCTTTAGGGCATATAACGAGGTTCCCACAGTATTAGCAGTTTTAATTGTTGGATATGTAGTGACAAAAACCTTCTCTCTTAGTTTTACACTTATAACTTTATTAATAGGAAGTTTTATAATATATAAAGTGTTAAACCATAAACCAAAAGAAGAGAAGAATTAA
- a CDS encoding PhoH family protein, with the protein MNFEKVYVLDTNILLEDATNIFKLSDEKKNLIVLPETVLDEIDSKKSGFDEINFQAREFARILENSKIVDTQKKDDFKIVRLEIESQKEAIIDVISCEEYKINTKNMALNIINDRKILEVAQFCKSHYSIEATFLSLDIMARTRAVSLDIKTDSLIGSNQEEFNYEFIKTIEIKFEDTEHLDNALITELDKDYAPHNFNYCFKVKGSDQVILATIQNKRVVLLDEGEMRNQIITPLNKEQLFFSCGLFHHFYNVLIVEAKAGSGKTLLALSGALKLVRQKYFQRIIYIRNSIESLDKGEDVGYLPGYEEKFRIYNHPLMDSLDYIIRTEHKRKQANKKNSENIQELDDQEVSQRIEQLIQNYGIETMWVGEMRGRTLSNAFVIVDEAQNMSNKTMQMVLSRVDNTCKVVILGSNKQIDNFYVNKHTNALTTLLKSTKNENSLVNIFAIRLQKVLRGPITEWAEQIFTSKNR; encoded by the coding sequence ATGAATTTTGAAAAAGTATATGTTTTAGATACCAATATTTTACTTGAAGATGCTACAAATATTTTCAAACTAAGTGATGAGAAAAAGAACTTAATTGTATTACCCGAGACGGTTTTAGATGAAATTGATAGTAAAAAGAGTGGTTTTGATGAAATAAACTTCCAAGCAAGAGAGTTTGCAAGAATTTTAGAAAACTCAAAAATAGTTGATACTCAAAAAAAAGATGATTTTAAAATTGTTAGATTAGAAATAGAATCTCAAAAAGAGGCAATTATTGATGTAATCTCTTGTGAAGAGTATAAAATTAATACAAAAAATATGGCTTTAAATATTATAAATGATAGAAAAATACTTGAAGTTGCTCAGTTTTGTAAATCACATTATAGTATTGAAGCAACTTTTCTTTCTCTTGATATTATGGCAAGAACAAGAGCTGTATCTTTAGATATAAAGACAGATTCTCTTATTGGTTCTAATCAAGAAGAGTTTAATTATGAATTTATAAAAACAATAGAGATTAAATTTGAAGATACTGAACACTTAGATAATGCTTTGATTACTGAGTTAGACAAAGATTATGCTCCCCATAACTTTAATTACTGTTTTAAAGTAAAAGGTTCTGACCAAGTAATTTTAGCAACAATACAAAATAAAAGAGTTGTCCTTTTAGATGAAGGAGAGATGAGAAATCAAATAATAACACCTTTAAATAAAGAACAACTATTTTTCTCATGTGGACTTTTTCATCACTTTTATAATGTTTTAATAGTAGAAGCAAAAGCAGGTTCTGGAAAAACTTTACTTGCTTTAAGTGGAGCTTTAAAATTAGTAAGACAAAAATATTTTCAAAGAATTATTTATATTAGAAACTCCATAGAATCCCTTGATAAAGGTGAAGATGTAGGATATTTACCAGGATATGAAGAAAAATTTAGAATCTATAACCATCCCCTTATGGATAGTTTAGATTATATAATAAGAACAGAACATAAAAGAAAACAAGCAAATAAGAAAAATAGTGAAAATATTCAAGAACTAGATGACCAAGAAGTTAGTCAAAGAATTGAACAACTAATTCAAAACTATGGTATTGAAACTATGTGGGTTGGAGAGATGAGAGGAAGAACTTTATCAAATGCATTTGTAATAGTAGATGAAGCACAGAATATGTCTAATAAAACAATGCAAATGGTTTTATCAAGAGTTGATAATACTTGTAAAGTTGTTATTTTAGGAAGTAACAAACAGATTGATAATTTCTACGTAAATAAACATACAAATGCATTAACTACACTTTTAAAATCTACAAAAAATGAAAACTCATTAGTTAATATTTTTGCAATTCGGTTACAAAAAGTATTAAGAGGGCCTATTACTGAATGGGCAGAACAAATATTTACTTCAAAAAATAGATAA
- a CDS encoding D-2-hydroxyacid dehydrogenase yields MKIVFLDTKTLGKDINLDNFNTLGEVVKYETTEPNETLARVQNCDVVVTNKVLIPKEIIEQSKFKLICITATGTNNIDLEAAQKANIAVKNVSDYSTSSVSQLTFTLVLELIQKISYYKEYVDSLQWSKSNLFTHIDKPFFELKNKKWGIIGLGNIGKEVAKIATAFGCEVNYYSTSGKNLNTDYNSITLEELLKTSDVISIHSPLNDSTYNLINKTNLDLLKEDTILVNVGRGGIINEEDLAKKLDSSKSLYCGLDVVEKEPIEEENPLLKIKNKDRLILTPHIAWASIEARTTLINKVFDNIKSFVL; encoded by the coding sequence ATGAAAATTGTATTCTTAGATACTAAAACTTTAGGTAAAGATATAAATCTAGATAACTTTAATACTCTTGGAGAAGTAGTAAAATATGAAACTACAGAACCAAATGAAACCTTAGCTAGAGTACAAAACTGTGATGTCGTTGTTACAAATAAAGTGCTAATTCCAAAAGAGATAATAGAACAAAGTAAATTTAAACTAATTTGTATAACAGCAACAGGTACAAATAATATTGACCTTGAAGCAGCCCAAAAAGCTAATATAGCAGTTAAAAATGTAAGTGACTATTCTACTTCAAGTGTTTCACAACTAACATTTACTTTAGTTTTAGAACTTATCCAAAAAATTTCATATTATAAAGAGTATGTGGACTCTTTGCAGTGGTCAAAAAGTAATTTATTCACACATATTGACAAACCATTCTTTGAATTAAAAAACAAAAAATGGGGAATAATTGGTCTAGGTAATATTGGAAAAGAAGTTGCAAAAATAGCAACAGCTTTTGGATGTGAAGTGAATTATTATTCTACTTCTGGTAAGAATTTAAACACAGATTATAATAGTATTACTTTAGAAGAATTACTTAAGACATCTGATGTAATCTCAATACACTCTCCTTTAAATGATTCAACTTATAATTTGATAAATAAAACAAATTTAGATTTGTTAAAAGAAGATACTATCTTAGTAAATGTAGGTAGAGGTGGAATTATAAATGAAGAAGATTTAGCAAAGAAATTAGATTCTAGTAAAAGCTTATATTGTGGGCTTGATGTAGTAGAAAAAGAACCAATAGAAGAAGAAAATCCTTTATTAAAAATCAAAAATAAAGACAGATTAATCTTAACACCACATATTGCATGGGCTTCAATTGAAGCTAGAACAACTTTAATAAATAAAGTATTTGACAATATAAAATCATTTGTATTATAA
- a CDS encoding FAD-dependent oxidoreductase, protein MISDVLVIGSGGAGLSAALEAKKENVKVLVVSKAYPTNSQTCQAQGGINAVLETTKNDSVEDFIEDTFIASKNIASKNSIKKMCETSEDIITWLDEIAVPFSRNEDSDIAQRKFGGTTKRRTCYSSDYTGLKILHTLYDQCIKKEIEFLNEYFFLDFIKEENSIHGAIFLNIQSAEVVKIFAKSVILASGGYAGIYEGFTTNSNMTTAEAIVKAYKNGAKLSNLEFVQFHPTAIKGSNTLISESARAEGAYLVDTKGNRFIDELSTRDEVARAITKKLINKEEVYLDLRHIDTKLIDELLPQEKILAKTFKDIDITKELLPIVSVAHYSMGGILCDEEAKSSLKNLFVCGECAQGNIHGANRLGGNSLLEIIYLGKKAGMSAVENLKDSSIKEEIEVEDYQSYIEEILSSTKVVNVLTLKKELGEKLFYHLGVFRNKKEMEELLEYLNKLETSLKTATIEDKSKIYNKSLIELLELKEAVYMAKLITKSALSRKESRGAHFRTDYDKSLSSFEKRSVISLKENVDELTYEDVV, encoded by the coding sequence ATGATAAGTGATGTACTAGTGATAGGTTCAGGTGGAGCAGGGCTTAGTGCTGCACTTGAAGCAAAGAAAGAGAATGTAAAAGTATTAGTTGTTTCAAAAGCTTATCCTACTAATTCTCAAACTTGTCAAGCACAAGGGGGAATAAATGCAGTACTGGAAACAACAAAAAATGATTCAGTAGAAGATTTTATAGAAGATACCTTTATTGCTTCAAAAAATATTGCTAGTAAAAATAGTATAAAAAAGATGTGTGAAACATCAGAAGATATAATCACTTGGCTTGATGAAATTGCAGTACCATTTTCAAGAAATGAAGATAGTGATATAGCCCAAAGAAAATTTGGAGGTACTACAAAAAGAAGAACTTGTTATAGTTCAGATTATACAGGTTTAAAAATTCTTCATACACTTTATGACCAATGTATAAAAAAAGAGATTGAGTTTTTAAATGAATACTTTTTCCTTGATTTTATTAAAGAAGAAAATAGTATACACGGAGCAATATTTTTAAATATACAAAGTGCTGAAGTAGTAAAAATCTTTGCTAAGAGTGTAATCTTAGCGAGTGGGGGATATGCCGGAATTTATGAAGGTTTTACTACAAATTCAAATATGACAACTGCTGAAGCAATAGTAAAAGCCTATAAAAATGGAGCAAAACTTTCAAATTTGGAATTTGTTCAATTTCATCCAACTGCAATTAAAGGAAGTAATACTTTAATAAGTGAAAGTGCAAGAGCAGAGGGTGCTTATTTAGTAGATACTAAAGGAAATCGTTTTATTGATGAATTAAGCACAAGAGATGAAGTTGCAAGAGCTATTACAAAAAAACTTATCAATAAAGAGGAAGTTTATTTAGACTTACGACATATAGATACAAAACTTATAGATGAGCTTTTACCTCAAGAAAAAATTTTAGCAAAAACCTTTAAAGATATAGATATTACAAAAGAGTTATTGCCTATTGTTAGTGTAGCCCATTATAGTATGGGTGGAATCTTATGTGATGAAGAAGCAAAAAGCTCTTTAAAAAATCTATTTGTATGTGGTGAATGTGCCCAAGGTAATATTCATGGTGCAAATAGATTAGGAGGAAATTCTTTATTAGAGATAATCTATTTAGGTAAGAAAGCTGGAATGAGTGCAGTTGAAAATTTAAAAGATAGTTCTATAAAAGAAGAGATTGAAGTAGAAGATTATCAAAGTTATATAGAAGAAATTTTAAGCTCTACAAAAGTAGTAAATGTTTTAACATTAAAAAAAGAGTTAGGAGAAAAACTATTTTATCACTTAGGAGTTTTTAGAAATAAAAAAGAGATGGAAGAGTTATTAGAGTATTTAAATAAGCTAGAAACATCTCTTAAAACAGCAACAATTGAAGATAAAAGTAAAATCTATAATAAGAGTCTTATAGAGCTTTTAGAGCTAAAAGAGGCAGTTTATATGGCTAAACTAATAACAAAGTCAGCATTAAGTAGAAAAGAGAGCAGAGGAGCTCATTTTAGAACAGATTATGATAAGAGTTTGAGTTCTTTTGAGAAAAGAAGTGTAATTAGTTTAAAAGAGAATGTAGATGAACTTACTTATGAAGATGTAGTATGA
- a CDS encoding succinate dehydrogenase/fumarate reductase iron-sulfur subunit, whose amino-acid sequence MRITIKRFNKQESFEEYEVLENRTLLENLQEIKENSDSTLTFKSGCRSGVCGCCAVRVNGQERLSCKTKVSENAFIEPLKNYKVLKDLVVDLSKEEELIRVSQAFLHEYSKKTISSKDEKQIDTQSNCILCQNCYSSCPVFETNEHFLGPYALTRALRYVDDKKEQNSLDILTSVQNSGIWDCTLCGNCTFVCPQGIDPKMDITKLRMKSVQNGFEDKSVQNFNSFNSGFDPLGGFNPNGF is encoded by the coding sequence ATGAGAATTACAATAAAAAGATTTAATAAGCAAGAAAGCTTTGAAGAGTACGAAGTTTTAGAAAATAGAACTCTTTTAGAAAATTTACAAGAGATAAAAGAAAATAGTGATTCAACTCTAACTTTTAAATCTGGATGTAGAAGTGGGGTGTGTGGTTGCTGTGCTGTTAGAGTAAATGGACAAGAGAGACTTAGTTGTAAAACAAAAGTGAGTGAGAATGCTTTTATAGAGCCTTTAAAAAACTATAAAGTATTAAAAGATTTAGTTGTAGATTTATCAAAAGAAGAAGAGCTAATTAGAGTTTCACAAGCTTTTTTACATGAATATTCGAAAAAAACTATCTCTTCAAAGGATGAAAAACAAATAGATACTCAAAGTAACTGTATCTTATGTCAAAATTGTTATAGTTCATGTCCTGTATTTGAAACAAATGAGCACTTTTTAGGACCATATGCCCTTACAAGAGCATTACGATATGTTGATGATAAAAAAGAACAAAATAGCCTTGATATTTTAACTTCAGTACAAAATAGTGGGATTTGGGATTGTACTTTATGTGGAAATTGTACTTTTGTTTGTCCTCAAGGGATTGATCCTAAAATGGATATAACAAAGTTAAGAATGAAATCAGTACAAAATGGATTTGAAGATAAGAGTGTGCAAAACTTCAATAGTTTTAATAGTGGTTTTGACCCACTGGGAGGTTTTAATCCCAATGGGTTTTAA
- a CDS encoding TRAP transporter substrate-binding protein, producing the protein MKKLTLLFVSLVFIFTGCNDTKKQENTQVKKEQVKTYTLTMATTWGPTLTPLIDSAQNMAKYAETISNGRLKIRVDASNKHKSPLGILDMVKGGQYDMGHSASYYWKGKDLATLPFTSMPFGMTAPEQYAWFYQAGGLELMQKVYAKHGVLSFPGGSTGVQMGGWFKKEINSLEDLQGLKMRIPGFAGEIMAKLGVQVTNIAPGELYTALDRNNIDALEWVGPSMDIGMGFHKIAPFYYTGWHEPASEMQFLINKKSFEKLPKDLQEILVLTIRTAAYDMYIQNYDLNAKAWKKMKEEYPNIQIKTFPKEIMVSMKEANKELRAELGAKSPELKEILDHQDAYMKEVREWTEISDYLYIQNNL; encoded by the coding sequence ATGAAAAAGTTAACACTTCTTTTTGTATCTTTAGTATTTATATTTACTGGTTGTAATGATACTAAAAAACAAGAAAACACACAAGTAAAAAAAGAGCAAGTTAAAACTTATACTCTTACTATGGCTACGACTTGGGGACCTACTTTAACACCTCTAATTGATTCAGCACAAAATATGGCTAAATATGCAGAAACTATCTCTAATGGTAGATTAAAAATTAGAGTAGATGCTTCAAATAAACATAAGTCACCACTTGGAATTTTAGATATGGTAAAAGGTGGTCAGTATGATATGGGTCATTCTGCTTCATATTATTGGAAGGGAAAAGATTTAGCTACACTTCCTTTTACTTCTATGCCTTTTGGTATGACTGCACCTGAACAATATGCTTGGTTTTATCAAGCTGGTGGGTTAGAACTTATGCAAAAAGTTTATGCTAAACATGGTGTATTATCATTCCCAGGAGGAAGTACTGGGGTTCAAATGGGAGGATGGTTTAAAAAAGAGATTAATTCTTTAGAAGATCTTCAAGGACTTAAGATGAGAATTCCAGGTTTTGCTGGTGAAATTATGGCAAAACTGGGAGTACAAGTTACAAATATTGCTCCAGGTGAACTTTATACTGCTTTAGATAGAAACAATATTGATGCTTTAGAATGGGTTGGACCTTCTATGGATATTGGTATGGGTTTTCATAAAATTGCTCCTTTTTATTATACTGGATGGCATGAACCAGCTTCTGAAATGCAATTTTTAATTAATAAAAAGAGTTTTGAGAAACTACCTAAAGATTTACAAGAGATTTTAGTTCTTACAATTAGAACTGCTGCTTATGATATGTATATTCAAAACTATGATTTAAACGCAAAAGCTTGGAAAAAGATGAAAGAAGAGTATCCTAATATACAAATTAAAACTTTTCCAAAAGAGATTATGGTTAGTATGAAAGAAGCGAATAAAGAACTTAGAGCTGAGTTAGGAGCTAAATCTCCTGAGCTTAAAGAGATTTTAGACCATCAAGATGCTTATATGAAAGAAGTAAGAGAGTGGACTGAAATTTCAGATTATTTATATATTCAAAATAACCTATAA